The Bradyrhizobium guangxiense genomic sequence GCGATCAGGGCTTCCCAGACCACGACGGGGTCGAGCTGGCCGAGATAGCTCGGCGGGGCGAAGCCGTCCGACAGCGCAAAGGCACGCGCGGGCGCAACCGTGCCGGCCAGGCACACAACGGCCTGCACAGCAATCGGAAGCGTGCTGCCCTCGTGCCAGTTCTTCTCAGCCATCAGCCACCCGCGATTTCAACGTCGGATTGTCTGGCTTCACGGGTTTGGATCGGGTAAACGCCTGTACGCGCAACAGAAAAATGTGACGTGAAATACGGCAATTGGCCTGACATGATAAATTCTTCCTTAACGGAAAATGGCCCCGCGCCATTCGTTCCATGCCTGGCGCCACCGGCGCTTCCAGCGGACATCCTGCACAACCATGGATAGGGTCGATTGTGTCGTCATCGGAGCCGGCGTGGTCGGGCTCGCGGTGGCCCGAAAGCTTGCACAGGCCGGGCGCGAGGTCATCGTGCTCGAAGAGGCCGAGGCGATCGGCACCGTCACCTCTTCGCGCAACAGTGAGGTGATCCATGCCGGCATCTACTACCGCGCCGGGAGCTGGATGGCGCGCATGTGCGTCGACGGCAAGCACGCGCTCTACCGCTACTGTGCCGAGCGCGGCATCCCGCACAAGAATTGCGGCAAGCTGATCGTCGCGACCAGCCCGCAGGAGACCGCGAAGCTGCAGTCGATCAAGGCCCACGCCGAGGCCAATGGCGTGCTCGACATGCAGCTGCTCACGGGCGAGGCGGCACGCGCGCTGGAGCCGGCGCTGGCCTGCGATGCCGCGCTGCTGTCGCCGTCGACCGGCATCATCGACAGTCACGCCTACATGCTGTCGCTGCGCGGTGAAGCCGAGGACGCCGGCACGGCCTTCGCGTTTCACACCCCGCTGATCCGCGCCAAGGCGACTGGTGGCGTCATCGAGATCGAGGCCGGCGGCGAGGCGCCGATGACGCTGCAATGCAGCCTGCTCGTCAACGCCGCCGGACTCTCGGCGACGACGGTGGCGCGCAACATCGACGGCATGCCGCTGGACCGAATTCCGCCGGCGTATCTCGCCAAGGGAAATTACTTCAGTTGCAATGCCAAGGCACCGTTCTCGCGCCTGATCTATCCGGTACCGGAGCCCGGCGGTTTAGGGGTGCATCTGACGCTGGACATGGCCGGTCAGGCGCGCTTCGGGCCTGACGTCGAATGGATCGAGACGATCAATTACGAGGTCGATCCGTCGCGCGCCGAGCGCTTCTACCCGGCGATCCGCAAATACTGGCCGACGCTGCCTGACGGCGCGTTGATGCCGAGCTATTCGGGGATCCGGCCGAAGATCGTACCGCCCGCGGTAGCGACGCAGGACTTCTTGATGCAGGGCCCGCGCGATCACGGCGTTGCGGGCCTGGTCAACCTGTTTGGCATCGAATCGCCGGGACTGACGTCGTCACTCGCGATTGCAGACCACGTCGCCGAGCTCGCAGACGTCTGAAGCGCGATGAGATTTGGATGAATCGTCATCGCGCTTTAGGTTGTTGTTCGCGCATGATCATTCCGGAAAACCGCTTCGCACTTTTCCGGATCATGCTTTAGTGAGAGCGCTCCCGCGCGAGGTGGATTCCAGCGTCAAGGTGAGCGCGCGCCGAAACAGCAAGCGCGCGCCGCGCAGACATCTCTGCACGGTGCGCCCCCCTGCAGCAGGGATGAGCGCAAAGGCTCTCATCCCTGCGAGACAAGGGTACGATCAACTCTACGCTGTTATGGGGGTTACTAGTGGAGCGTGTCGCCGTGCTTCAGACGCTCGATCTGGTCCTTGACCATCAACTTCCGGCGCTTCAACTCAACAATTTGCAGGTCGTCTGTTGAAAGGTGCACGAGAGCTTCGTGCAATTCGTTTTCGAGAAGTTTGTGCTTCCGTTCCAATTCAACGAGATGTGCCTGAATTGTCATTCGAAACCTCCTCGGTAGGGTTGAACCTTAGGATTCGATCCGGACAAGCAAGTCTACATCACCGATTCGTTCTGTCGATGGGTATCCGTCGTCGCAGCGTCATTTTTGAAAATTCATATGTAACGAAGCGTGAGTAAAGGAACCGCGCGGGAAAAATCCATGATATCAATACGCTTGCGCGGCACCTCGGCGCCCCGCAGAAATATGTTGCTGGAGATCAGCGAAGAGGGATCGCAGATCGCTTGCGATCACGCCGCGCAAGGACGATACTTTCCACAGGGCATCCACAGCCTTAAGTCTCACGCCTATCGGTTTTCGGCCACCGCAGACATGACCAATGAAGATGAGCGTGAGCTCGAAGCCGAGCTCACCCGGTTGCAGCAGGAACACCGAGATCTCGATGCGGCGATCGATGCACTGCATCAATCGCCCGCCCCCGACCTGTTGCGGTTGCAGCGGTTGAAGAAACGCAAGCTGTTGTTGCGTGATCGCATCGCGTTCATCGAAGACCAGATCACTCCGGACATCATCGCCTGATCCGTGAGCCGGCTTGCGCGCTGGCTCGCGGCATGAATCTGCTTGACTCGAAAGAACAAAATAGGAACATTTGAGCAGCCCACCGCCCTAGGAAACGGTCAAGGACAACTGAAGGATAACGCAGATGTCGGCAACGGCCCTTCTCGACAACAGCCATTATGAACAGGCCTGCGACCAGGCGATCGCGATGTGCGACGGCAATCTGCGGAGCACCATCAAGGCGCTGATCATGGCCAACGAATATCTGGAAGCCGAGCTGGAGGAATTGCAGGCGGCGATTTCCGCCGGATGCATCCCGG encodes the following:
- a CDS encoding YdcH family protein encodes the protein MTIQAHLVELERKHKLLENELHEALVHLSTDDLQIVELKRRKLMVKDQIERLKHGDTLH
- a CDS encoding NAD(P)/FAD-dependent oxidoreductase; the protein is MDRVDCVVIGAGVVGLAVARKLAQAGREVIVLEEAEAIGTVTSSRNSEVIHAGIYYRAGSWMARMCVDGKHALYRYCAERGIPHKNCGKLIVATSPQETAKLQSIKAHAEANGVLDMQLLTGEAARALEPALACDAALLSPSTGIIDSHAYMLSLRGEAEDAGTAFAFHTPLIRAKATGGVIEIEAGGEAPMTLQCSLLVNAAGLSATTVARNIDGMPLDRIPPAYLAKGNYFSCNAKAPFSRLIYPVPEPGGLGVHLTLDMAGQARFGPDVEWIETINYEVDPSRAERFYPAIRKYWPTLPDGALMPSYSGIRPKIVPPAVATQDFLMQGPRDHGVAGLVNLFGIESPGLTSSLAIADHVAELADV
- a CDS encoding YdcH family protein; protein product: MTNEDERELEAELTRLQQEHRDLDAAIDALHQSPAPDLLRLQRLKKRKLLLRDRIAFIEDQITPDIIA